In Candidatus Defluviilinea proxima, a single genomic region encodes these proteins:
- a CDS encoding VanW family protein, producing the protein MATVSQPYERTPVIPQVVAALISGITLFFIALIVWTVGYQLVYAGRIFPGVSVAGVDLSGMNPSDAAVKLNQALSYPITGKILFKDGEKAWVATPAELGMVFDPSSSAVSAYRFGRSGGIFGALAGQMQALGNGTNVQPVIVFDQRVAYQYLRQISVQVDQPMREGGLSLEGTNVVATPGQTGRELKIDATLVYLGAQLQTFSDGEVQLVIQELKPQVVDVSAQADVARGILSQPLTLVLPDNSESNPGPFVYDVQILANMLGVQNTADGVQVVLNTKGLADMLEPVKTRTDRPAKNAKFIFNDETRQLEPIEQSQTGLVLDVDATVKAINESLLRGEHTVQLIVKVDQPKIPSTITGAELGITELIGQETSYFYGSSAERIQNIEAAAARFHGVLVAPGETFSMGATMGDVSLENGFAEALIIYGGRTIKGVGGGVCQVSTTLFRAAFNAGFPIVERYSHAYRVSYYEKDISGAVDPSLAGLDATVYFPPR; encoded by the coding sequence ATGGCTACAGTATCCCAACCTTATGAACGCACTCCTGTCATACCACAGGTTGTTGCCGCCCTTATTAGCGGCATAACCCTGTTCTTTATTGCTTTAATCGTATGGACCGTGGGCTATCAACTCGTTTACGCGGGACGCATCTTCCCCGGTGTTTCTGTGGCGGGTGTTGATCTTTCTGGTATGAATCCGTCCGATGCGGCGGTGAAGTTGAACCAAGCCTTGTCTTATCCCATCACTGGGAAGATTTTGTTCAAGGATGGTGAAAAGGCTTGGGTGGCGACTCCGGCAGAATTAGGCATGGTCTTTGATCCGTCGTCCAGCGCTGTATCAGCCTATCGGTTTGGAAGAAGCGGTGGGATATTCGGTGCGCTGGCCGGTCAAATGCAGGCCCTTGGCAATGGGACGAACGTCCAGCCTGTTATTGTTTTCGATCAACGAGTTGCGTATCAATATTTACGTCAGATCAGTGTGCAAGTAGATCAGCCCATGCGTGAAGGTGGTCTGAGTTTGGAAGGTACGAATGTGGTTGCAACACCCGGCCAAACCGGGCGGGAACTCAAGATCGATGCCACGCTCGTGTATCTTGGCGCACAATTGCAAACGTTCAGCGATGGCGAAGTGCAACTCGTGATTCAGGAACTCAAGCCACAGGTTGTCGATGTGAGCGCGCAGGCTGACGTGGCGCGTGGCATATTGAGCCAGCCTCTGACCCTTGTTTTGCCAGATAACAGCGAGAGCAACCCCGGCCCGTTTGTGTACGATGTGCAAATACTGGCGAATATGCTTGGTGTGCAAAACACGGCTGATGGTGTGCAGGTGGTTCTCAATACAAAGGGACTGGCTGATATGCTGGAGCCTGTCAAAACCCGCACAGATCGCCCAGCCAAGAATGCTAAATTTATTTTCAACGATGAAACCCGTCAGCTTGAGCCAATTGAACAATCACAAACCGGTTTGGTCTTGGATGTGGATGCGACTGTAAAGGCTATCAATGAATCATTGTTGCGTGGTGAACATACCGTGCAATTGATCGTCAAGGTAGATCAACCTAAAATTCCATCTACCATCACCGGCGCTGAATTGGGAATCACAGAGTTGATCGGGCAGGAAACTTCTTATTTCTACGGTTCGAGCGCGGAACGTATTCAAAACATCGAAGCGGCCGCCGCGCGTTTTCATGGTGTGTTGGTTGCGCCGGGAGAAACCTTCTCAATGGGCGCCACAATGGGCGACGTGAGTCTTGAAAATGGATTTGCCGAAGCGCTGATCATTTATGGCGGACGCACGATCAAGGGCGTGGGTGGCGGTGTGTGTCAGGTCAGCACAACGTTATTCCGCGCGGCATTCAACGCCGGCTTCCCCATCGTGGAACGCTACTCGCATGCCTATCGCGTATCTTATTATGAAAAAGACATCAGCGGAGCGGTTGACCCATCCCTTGCGGGCTTGGATGCAACGGTCTATTTTCCCCCTCGTTGA
- a CDS encoding isoprenylcysteine carboxylmethyltransferase family protein — translation MFWLILAVILWGVVHSVMASMAFKDFLRRRLGNGFMRAYRLSYNIFSAISFAPILYLMATLPNNDLYQVPSPWSYLMLAGQGFCVAFLFIAVLQTDTLSFVGLRQLFEDEKAGKLVTKGFYRFMRHPLYTFGLLILWLSPSVTVNSFVVYVALTVYIFVGAFFEERKLLREFGQEYADYRSVTPMIVPGLKFNGNK, via the coding sequence ATGTTCTGGTTGATTCTTGCCGTTATTTTGTGGGGTGTTGTCCATTCTGTGATGGCCTCGATGGCATTCAAGGACTTCCTCCGCCGTAGGTTGGGTAATGGCTTTATGCGGGCCTATCGCTTGTCCTATAATATTTTCTCTGCGATTAGCTTTGCTCCGATCCTGTATTTGATGGCGACTTTGCCAAACAACGACTTGTATCAAGTCCCTTCTCCGTGGAGCTATCTCATGTTGGCGGGGCAGGGGTTCTGTGTGGCGTTTCTATTTATTGCTGTATTACAGACGGACACACTCTCGTTCGTTGGGTTACGTCAATTGTTCGAGGACGAGAAAGCTGGCAAGCTGGTGACGAAAGGCTTTTACCGTTTTATGCGTCATCCTCTGTATACGTTTGGATTGCTCATTCTCTGGCTTTCTCCAAGTGTGACCGTCAATTCATTTGTAGTCTACGTTGCGCTGACAGTTTATATCTTTGTTGGGGCCTTTTTCGAAGAACGAAAGCTTCTGCGTGAGTTTGGGCAGGAATATGCAGATTACAGATCTGTAACACCTATGATCGTCCCTGGTTTGAAGTTTAATGGGAACAAATAA
- a CDS encoding LCP family protein — MNFLKNIKRPSVGPIIFWIIAVALAVAGFYFVRNLVTCWTITPLPGATPSDCGTVTAGLDGPVLNDEGTPVASVEELPTPVPVVPESDIPPAWDGASRINILFIGLDYRDWTAGEGAPRSDTMILFTIDPLTKTAGMLSIPRDMWVNIPGFGYSRINTAYSSGEGSKLPGGGPALAMKTVEQFLGVPVHYYAQIDFYTFIEFINLIGGIDIYSDEELRLDPLGSGKDKFILTAGGYRHLDGARTLAYARTRKTEGGDVDRAKRQQKVILGIRNQVLDPANFPVLLGKARQFYEEFSAGIKTNMPFETGIQLAVLAKDIPVESIKQGVIDYTMASLDNTTLRRTECQYHETVPG; from the coding sequence ATGAACTTTCTCAAAAACATCAAACGCCCCTCTGTGGGACCAATCATTTTCTGGATCATTGCTGTTGCATTGGCAGTGGCAGGATTCTATTTCGTGCGCAACCTCGTCACCTGTTGGACGATCACGCCCTTACCCGGCGCAACACCCTCCGATTGCGGGACGGTCACTGCCGGTTTGGATGGTCCTGTATTGAACGATGAAGGAACCCCGGTTGCCAGTGTGGAAGAATTACCCACGCCGGTGCCTGTCGTCCCCGAATCGGATATCCCTCCCGCATGGGATGGAGCGAGCCGCATCAACATCCTGTTCATCGGCTTGGACTATCGCGATTGGACGGCAGGCGAAGGCGCGCCGCGTTCCGATACGATGATCCTGTTCACGATCGATCCCCTTACCAAAACAGCGGGCATGCTTTCCATTCCGCGCGATATGTGGGTGAATATCCCGGGCTTTGGGTACAGCCGTATCAATACTGCATATTCCTCCGGCGAAGGAAGCAAATTGCCGGGCGGCGGTCCTGCGCTTGCGATGAAAACGGTGGAGCAATTCCTGGGTGTGCCGGTCCATTATTATGCACAGATCGATTTCTATACGTTCATTGAGTTCATTAACCTGATCGGCGGTATTGATATTTATTCCGATGAGGAATTGAGGCTTGACCCGCTTGGTTCTGGTAAAGATAAATTTATCCTTACTGCTGGCGGTTATCGTCATTTGGATGGTGCCAGGACGCTTGCGTATGCACGTACTCGCAAGACCGAAGGCGGCGATGTTGACCGCGCCAAGCGTCAGCAAAAAGTAATTTTAGGTATTCGTAATCAAGTCTTAGATCCTGCCAATTTCCCGGTATTGCTTGGTAAAGCGCGTCAGTTCTACGAAGAGTTCTCAGCGGGTATTAAGACCAATATGCCTTTCGAAACGGGTATTCAACTGGCTGTGCTTGCAAAAGATATCCCTGTGGAAAGTATCAAGCAAGGTGTGATCGATTACACCATGGCTTCTCTCGATAACACTACGCTTAGGCGGACAGAATGCCAGTATCATGAAACCGTTCCCGGATAA
- a CDS encoding HEAT repeat domain-containing protein, which yields MSALQSLLNDLTSGDEGRAEDAVASLIELGEDAIPALLDLSHSSNVDSRWWALRTLATSPHSRTEWLVPFLLSDSSPEVRQCVALGLAVKPDESATQPLVQALSDEDGMVASLAANALVKIGSVAVPSLVEVVKSGKQSARIHALRALAEIKDPRAIPIMMKVMEEESVLLQHWAKEGLERLGLDMVYIKPV from the coding sequence GTGAGCGCATTACAGAGTCTGCTGAACGACCTGACCAGTGGAGACGAAGGACGCGCCGAAGACGCAGTCGCTTCACTGATCGAACTGGGTGAAGATGCGATTCCCGCATTATTGGATTTATCCCACTCTTCAAATGTGGACTCTCGCTGGTGGGCATTACGCACCCTCGCAACCTCGCCTCACTCTCGGACCGAATGGCTGGTCCCGTTTCTATTGAGCGACTCCTCCCCGGAAGTTCGTCAGTGTGTGGCGCTTGGGCTGGCTGTCAAACCCGATGAAAGCGCGACCCAGCCTCTCGTCCAGGCATTGAGCGATGAAGATGGCATGGTTGCAAGTCTGGCGGCGAATGCGTTGGTCAAGATCGGGAGCGTGGCTGTCCCATCCCTCGTTGAAGTTGTGAAGAGTGGAAAGCAGTCTGCGCGGATACATGCGTTACGCGCGCTGGCAGAGATCAAAGACCCGCGTGCCATCCCGATCATGATGAAAGTGATGGAAGAAGAGTCTGTGTTGTTACAACATTGGGCAAAGGAAGGCTTGGAACGCCTTGGCCTGGATATGGTATATATAAAACCGGTATGA
- a CDS encoding Trm112 family protein — translation MVNETLKEILRCPNCVRTTGGELKLHKDVWFICNDCGRKYPVIDDIPVMLIDEGDKWVNTAESELPVPPPSK, via the coding sequence ATGGTCAACGAAACCCTCAAAGAAATTCTACGCTGTCCGAATTGTGTACGCACCACAGGCGGCGAACTCAAACTTCACAAGGATGTCTGGTTCATCTGCAACGATTGCGGACGCAAATACCCGGTCATCGACGACATCCCCGTGATGCTGATCGACGAAGGCGATAAATGGGTCAACACCGCCGAAAGCGAATTGCCCGTCCCGCCGCCCTCGAAATAA
- a CDS encoding LytR C-terminal domain-containing protein, producing the protein MKPFPDKIRELRDQIFTSGGPLSPLAAQGDPTTLMKSDAARVRILNGSFTQGLDVTTGNYFLAQGMAVTEVGPADRAYDNTIVFLYSPKLYTLKYLQAVFGISSSTQIRIQPDPAQTVDVEVRLGNDWANGNPMP; encoded by the coding sequence ATGAAACCGTTCCCGGATAAGATCCGTGAATTGCGCGATCAGATATTCACTTCTGGTGGCCCGCTCAGCCCGTTGGCGGCGCAGGGTGATCCGACAACATTGATGAAGTCCGATGCGGCGCGTGTTCGTATTTTGAATGGTTCGTTCACGCAGGGTCTGGATGTGACCACTGGCAATTATTTCCTTGCGCAGGGCATGGCAGTGACTGAAGTAGGCCCGGCAGACCGCGCGTATGATAATACGATTGTCTTTTTGTACTCGCCGAAACTGTATACGTTGAAATATTTGCAGGCTGTGTTTGGCATCTCATCCAGCACGCAGATACGAATACAACCTGACCCCGCGCAGACAGTGGATGTGGAAGTGCGATTGGGAAATGATTGGGCAAATGGCAACCCGATGCCGTAA
- a CDS encoding DUF11 domain-containing protein, whose amino-acid sequence MKHFASLLRSGMIVVLLASFFLTPQSAQASSPGNDGAVTITVANTIVNRYTSLAANAAAGSTSLSVASAAALNVAPGDLILIIQMQGASIDTSVNTAAWGAVTAYNNAGNYEFATVYSVSGNTINLSPCGPFLQRSYTASGKVQVIRVPQYSTLTINAGASIGAPAWNGSTGGVAAVVAQTTVTINGSINVVGMGFRGGVRENNTTAFPATMPDYAFTDAGGGQNSGAQKGESIAGFTADYDALGGAFPGGYGRGAPANGGGGGNAHNAGGGGGANGYNGIAWNGQGNPNNSVAGWVTAWGFDPTLTSATTSSGGGRGGYTYSAANLNATTAAGAPGLVGWGGDNRQERGGLGGRPLIGLPVGADTSNHIFFGGGGGAGDGNDNANANGGAGGGIVFVLAPTVTGTGTINASGQTGSNTVPGHNDAPGGGGGGGSVIVGATTLSSVSISANGGKGGNQLIALAESEGPGGGGSGGVVATSGGFVPIVVNGGANGQTGSTALTEFLPNGATSGAAGNTSIIVPTIPNQTCIGVAKTVTNVTVVAGPAYDVQMAVRVVNMGSDRLTNVQVTDNLSTVFSAIPGTTFNVTVAPVVTFSPGGGTIAGNAGFNGNANTNLLTTGTLNIGSTALITFTVRVTPPAGGPYTYNNAANGTGTGAVTGNVVNDTSQNGINSDPDGDGNSGNNNIPTPITLPAVIPTVTKAFVPSPVNPGVASTLTITLTNPSVAALTSATVTDNLPSGLTTVAATAATTCGGTASQTSTSVSLSGGTIPAAGNCTLSVQVTGAGGGAYLNTIPAGALSTSGGVNTVAATSTLNVNNSPLTVAKSFNPASIPVGGVSQLTIVITNPNTTAVALTNPNALTDTYPAGVTNAAVPAGATTCGGTVTAVAGTGTVVLTGAGNSVPANGSCTITVNVTSTTPGPAVTNTIAANAVQTVTAGLSNVNPATASLTVSSLPPDVVKSFAPTTIGVGATSTLTFTITNPNTTALNNISFVDVLPAGLTAVNGNATVCGGPANNRVITLTTTITVTGGVLAGGANCTFNVTVTGTTSGVKNNTTGAVSSTQTGIGPTSNTATLLVAAADLSITKTDGVAAVNAGGTTTYTIVVANAGPSAANNAVFTDPAVAGLTATGVTCGTATGGAACPAVPATTVALMQGAGIVIPTLPSGGSVTFTVNANVTAVGGTVANTASVATPAGTSDPLPGNNSATDTDTVTPIANLVVTKTDSAANVNAGGTTTYTLTLTNNGPSAANNSTIRDAAAAGLTKTGIGACTAAGGAVCPTVGAGAGQMNITNLEAGTVVVPTLPNGGSISFTVTVDVTATSGTVDNIFTATPPAGTTDPSPATVTDTDTVTPIANLVVTKTDSAANVNAGGTTTYTLTLTNNGPSAANNSTIRDAAAAGLTKTGIGACTAAGGAVCPTVGAGAGQMNITNLEAGTVVVPTLPNGGSISFTVTVDVTATSGTVDNIFTATPPAGTTDPSPATVTDTDTVTPIANLVVTKTDSAANVNAGGTTTYTLTLTNNGPSAANNSTIRDAVAAGLSKTGIGACTPAGGAVCPTVGAGAGQMNITNLEAGTVVVPTLPNGGSISFTVTANVTATTGTVANTFTSTPPVGTTDPTPATTTDTDTVIEIDAVNDTGASVNGYTGGQSFADVLINDTLNGNPATLLNINLTQVSTTNAGVTLNPLDGSVNVAAGTPAGTYTVTYQICDKANPSICDTATVSVNVTAAPIDAVDDDFTGTPVNGLTGGTTATVYSNDTLNGAAFANGDVTPSITADGGLTGVGINADGTLSVPAGTAAGTYTVTYQICEVLNATNCDPADVTIQVDPAVIVANDDDYSGTPVNGLTGGTTATVYSNDTLNGAAFANGDVTPSITADGGLTGVGINADGTLSVPQARQPGHTQ is encoded by the coding sequence ATGAAACATTTCGCATCATTACTACGCTCGGGCATGATCGTTGTACTATTGGCTAGTTTCTTCCTGACACCACAATCTGCGCAAGCATCTTCGCCCGGTAATGATGGTGCAGTGACAATCACCGTTGCCAACACAATCGTTAATAGATATACGTCATTGGCGGCTAATGCGGCGGCGGGGAGTACAAGCCTGAGCGTGGCTAGTGCCGCGGCGCTGAATGTAGCGCCCGGTGACTTGATCCTGATCATTCAAATGCAGGGCGCAAGCATTGACACCAGTGTCAACACTGCGGCTTGGGGTGCAGTTACCGCTTACAACAACGCGGGAAATTATGAATTTGCAACTGTCTACAGCGTCAGCGGCAATACGATCAATCTCTCTCCATGCGGACCTTTTTTACAGCGCAGTTATACTGCCAGCGGGAAAGTTCAAGTCATCCGTGTGCCGCAATATAGCACGTTGACCATCAATGCCGGAGCATCCATTGGTGCGCCGGCTTGGAATGGAAGCACGGGCGGTGTGGCGGCAGTGGTGGCTCAAACTACAGTCACTATAAACGGTAGTATTAATGTGGTCGGCATGGGTTTTCGTGGCGGTGTTCGTGAAAACAACACAACTGCTTTCCCGGCGACTATGCCGGATTATGCTTTTACGGATGCAGGCGGTGGACAAAACTCTGGCGCTCAAAAAGGAGAAAGCATTGCAGGTTTTACAGCAGATTATGATGCTTTAGGCGGCGCTTTTCCAGGTGGTTATGGACGTGGAGCCCCTGCCAATGGCGGCGGCGGCGGTAACGCTCATAATGCGGGCGGCGGCGGCGGCGCCAATGGATATAACGGAATTGCCTGGAATGGTCAGGGTAACCCGAATAACAGTGTTGCAGGGTGGGTCACTGCCTGGGGTTTTGATCCAACTTTAACGAGCGCAACCACTTCCTCTGGCGGTGGTCGCGGTGGTTACACCTATTCTGCCGCTAATCTTAATGCCACAACTGCGGCTGGTGCGCCTGGACTGGTTGGCTGGGGCGGTGATAACCGGCAGGAAAGAGGCGGTTTGGGTGGTCGTCCGTTGATTGGCTTACCGGTTGGCGCGGACACTAGCAATCATATTTTCTTTGGCGGTGGCGGTGGCGCGGGCGATGGTAACGATAACGCCAATGCAAATGGTGGAGCGGGCGGCGGAATCGTCTTTGTCCTTGCTCCTACGGTCACTGGAACTGGAACGATTAATGCGAGCGGCCAAACTGGCTCAAATACCGTCCCTGGTCATAATGACGCGCCGGGTGGTGGTGGTGGCGGCGGTTCTGTAATCGTCGGCGCGACAACCTTGAGCAGTGTTTCAATTAGTGCGAATGGCGGCAAAGGCGGCAACCAACTGATTGCCCTCGCCGAGTCTGAAGGTCCTGGCGGCGGCGGCAGTGGTGGCGTTGTGGCAACTTCCGGTGGCTTTGTTCCGATTGTTGTCAATGGTGGTGCAAATGGACAGACCGGTTCAACTGCTTTAACCGAATTTCTTCCCAATGGCGCAACTTCCGGTGCGGCGGGGAATACTTCGATCATAGTCCCCACCATTCCCAACCAGACTTGTATCGGTGTTGCCAAAACCGTTACGAATGTTACTGTTGTTGCCGGTCCTGCTTACGATGTACAGATGGCAGTCCGGGTTGTCAACATGGGCAGTGATCGGTTGACGAATGTACAGGTAACCGATAACCTCTCTACGGTCTTTAGCGCCATCCCAGGCACTACTTTTAATGTAACCGTTGCTCCGGTAGTTACATTCTCACCGGGAGGCGGAACCATTGCCGGTAATGCCGGTTTCAATGGAAATGCAAATACGAATTTACTCACCACCGGAACTTTAAACATTGGCAGTACCGCACTGATCACGTTTACGGTGCGGGTTACTCCGCCGGCTGGTGGACCCTACACTTATAATAACGCGGCGAACGGCACTGGCACAGGCGCAGTAACCGGCAATGTTGTCAACGATACCTCGCAAAACGGTATTAACTCCGACCCGGATGGGGATGGTAATTCGGGCAATAATAACATTCCAACTCCCATCACACTACCGGCGGTCATACCGACAGTTACCAAGGCTTTTGTGCCGAGTCCGGTCAACCCGGGTGTGGCATCCACGCTAACAATTACATTGACCAATCCGTCTGTTGCGGCTCTGACTTCTGCGACAGTAACGGATAACCTGCCCAGCGGACTAACTACTGTCGCTGCGACTGCCGCGACAACCTGCGGTGGTACTGCGAGTCAAACCTCAACTTCTGTTTCGCTTAGCGGCGGCACGATTCCGGCGGCCGGCAACTGTACCTTGAGTGTTCAGGTGACCGGCGCAGGCGGAGGCGCGTATCTCAATACGATTCCGGCTGGTGCGCTGTCGACCAGTGGCGGTGTGAATACTGTCGCCGCTACCAGTACCCTCAACGTGAATAACAGTCCACTCACGGTGGCTAAATCATTTAATCCTGCCAGTATTCCAGTTGGCGGCGTTTCACAATTAACCATTGTCATCACAAACCCTAACACTACTGCTGTGGCGCTGACCAACCCCAATGCATTGACAGATACCTACCCAGCCGGAGTTACCAACGCCGCGGTACCCGCTGGCGCGACTACCTGCGGTGGTACTGTAACAGCGGTGGCTGGTACCGGCACTGTTGTGCTTACCGGCGCAGGCAACAGTGTGCCTGCCAACGGCAGTTGTACCATTACTGTTAATGTAACATCCACCACTCCCGGACCTGCTGTGACGAACACAATTGCGGCTAATGCTGTCCAAACTGTTACGGCCGGATTATCGAATGTGAACCCAGCCACCGCTAGTTTGACTGTCAGTTCGTTACCGCCCGATGTGGTTAAATCCTTTGCGCCAACAACCATTGGTGTAGGTGCAACTTCAACATTGACTTTTACAATTACCAATCCCAACACTACGGCTTTAAACAACATTAGTTTCGTTGATGTTTTACCTGCTGGACTAACGGCAGTCAATGGAAATGCGACTGTCTGTGGCGGTCCTGCGAATAACAGGGTCATCACACTTACAACCACGATTACTGTCACTGGCGGAGTTCTTGCCGGTGGCGCAAACTGTACTTTCAATGTTACTGTCACTGGGACTACTTCGGGTGTAAAGAATAATACAACCGGGGCAGTCAGTTCGACCCAAACGGGCATTGGTCCCACATCAAATACAGCGACCTTGCTGGTAGCGGCTGCGGATTTGAGCATCACAAAAACTGACGGTGTCGCCGCAGTCAACGCAGGTGGCACAACGACTTACACAATCGTTGTCGCGAATGCGGGTCCATCTGCCGCGAATAATGCAGTGTTCACTGATCCGGCGGTTGCAGGATTGACCGCAACTGGCGTGACCTGCGGAACAGCGACGGGCGGCGCGGCATGTCCGGCTGTTCCAGCTACAACGGTGGCATTGATGCAGGGTGCGGGAATCGTAATCCCGACCTTGCCAAGTGGCGGGAGTGTGACCTTTACGGTCAATGCGAATGTAACAGCGGTGGGCGGTACTGTGGCGAACACTGCGTCTGTGGCAACCCCTGCAGGTACAAGCGATCCATTGCCTGGAAATAACTCGGCGACGGATACGGATACAGTGACGCCGATCGCGAACCTGGTGGTGACCAAGACCGACAGTGCCGCGAATGTGAACGCAGGCGGCACGACCACCTATACATTAACTCTGACGAACAACGGCCCGAGCGCCGCGAACAACAGCACGATCCGCGACGCGGCGGCAGCGGGATTAACGAAGACCGGCATCGGGGCATGCACGGCGGCAGGCGGAGCGGTCTGTCCGACAGTGGGAGCGGGCGCGGGCCAGATGAACATCACGAACCTGGAAGCAGGGACGGTGGTGGTGCCGACCCTGCCGAACGGCGGGAGCATCAGCTTCACGGTCACAGTGGACGTGACGGCAACGAGCGGCACAGTGGACAACATCTTCACCGCCACGCCGCCTGCCGGCACCACGGATCCAAGTCCCGCCACAGTGACAGATACCGACACGGTGACGCCGATCGCGAACCTGGTGGTGACCAAGACCGACAGTGCCGCGAATGTGAACGCAGGCGGCACGACCACCTATACATTAACTCTGACGAACAACGGCCCGAGCGCCGCGAACAACAGCACGATCCGCGACGCGGCGGCAGCGGGATTAACGAAGACCGGCATTGGGGCATGCACGGCTGCGGGCGGAGCGGTGTGCCCGACAGTGGGAGCAGGCGCGGGCCAGATGAACATCACGAACCTGGAAGCAGGGACGGTGGTGGTGCCGACCCTGCCGAACGGCGGCAGTATCAGCTTCACGGTCACAGTTGACGTGACCGCAACAAGCGGCACGGTGGACAACATCTTCACCGCCACGCCGCCTGCCGGCACGACCGACCCAAGTCCCGCGACGGTGACAGATACCGACACGGTGACGCCGATCGCGAACCTGGTGGTGACCAAGACCGACAGCGCCGCGAATGTGAACGCAGGTGGCACGACCACCTATACATTAACTCTGACGAACAACGGCCCGAGCGCCGCGAACAACAGCACGATCCGCGATGCAGTTGCGGCAGGCTTATCGAAGACTGGCATTGGGGCATGCACGCCTGCGGGCGGAGCGGTCTGTCCGACGGTGGGAGCAGGTGCCGGGCAGATGAACATCACCAACCTGGAAGCAGGGACGGTGGTGGTGCCGACCCTGCCGAACGGCGGCAGTATCAGCTTCACGGTGACGGCGAACGTCACCGCCACGACTGGCACAGTGGCAAATACATTCACGTCCACGCCGCCAGTAGGCACCACTGATCCGACTCCTGCAACCACAACGGATACCGATACAGTGATCGAAATTGATGCTGTGAATGATACTGGTGCGTCTGTGAATGGCTACACTGGCGGTCAGTCGTTTGCAGATGTATTGATCAACGATACATTGAACGGCAACCCTGCTACATTATTAAATATAAATCTAACTCAAGTCTCAACCACCAATGCAGGCGTGACGTTGAATCCGCTTGACGGTTCGGTGAATGTTGCGGCAGGCACTCCGGCTGGCACTTACACGGTCACGTATCAGATCTGTGATAAAGCCAATCCCTCAATTTGTGATACGGCTACAGTAAGTGTTAACGTAACAGCGGCACCGATCGATGCGGTGGACGATGACTTCACGGGAACGCCTGTGAACGGCCTGACGGGTGGGACGACCGCGACGGTGTACAGCAACGACACATTGAACGGTGCAGCCTTTGCCAACGGGGATGTCACTCCGAGCATCACAGCGGATGGTGGACTGACAGGTGTAGGGATCAACGCGGATGGCACCCTGAGCGTACCGGCAGGCACGGCAGCCGGGACATACACAGTGACGTACCAGATCTGTGAAGTATTGAACGCGACGAACTGCGATCCAGCGGATGTGACCATCCAGGTTGACCCGGCGGTGATCGTAGCGAACGATGACGACTACAGCGGAACGCCTGTGAACGGCCTGACGGGTGGGACGACCGCGACGGTGTACAGCAACGACACATTGAACGGTGCAGCCTTTGCCAACGGGGATGTCACTCCGAGCATCACAGCGGATGGTGGACTGACAGGTGTAGGGATCAACGCGGATGGCACCCTGAGCGTACCGCAGGCACGGCAGCCGGGACATACACAGTGA